In Amycolatopsis coloradensis, one genomic interval encodes:
- a CDS encoding PQQ-dependent sugar dehydrogenase has translation MSLRRTLAAAFAAATAVSIAAVPATAAEAPSIQAIRQLASGLNQAWSIDFLPDGTGVFTQKDARTISKIDKAGKVTTVQTVPGVSVTAEAGLLGIAVSPNYATDQTVFIYYTTSSDNRIAKLKLGQTPTPIVTGIPRGSQYHHGGRIRFGPDGYLYAGTGDGQNGANAQNKNSLGGKVLRVTTDGAAAPGNPFNSRVYSYGHRNVQGLTWANGQLYVSDIGANKLDELNKIEPGKNYGWPTCEGPCNTAGMTNPVKSWPTSSATPSGLAAYKGSLYMASLKGGTYKLDLNGNGGKLWTNLGRTRDAVAGPDGQLYTITPGGLYVSDGS, from the coding sequence ATGTCCTTACGTCGTACTCTCGCCGCCGCGTTCGCCGCGGCGACGGCCGTGTCGATCGCGGCCGTCCCGGCCACAGCCGCCGAAGCGCCGTCGATCCAGGCGATCAGACAGCTCGCGAGCGGCCTCAACCAGGCCTGGTCGATCGACTTCCTGCCCGACGGCACCGGCGTCTTCACGCAGAAGGACGCCAGGACGATCAGCAAGATCGACAAGGCGGGCAAGGTCACCACGGTCCAGACCGTCCCCGGGGTGAGCGTCACCGCGGAGGCCGGTCTGCTCGGCATCGCCGTCTCGCCGAATTACGCCACCGACCAGACGGTCTTCATCTACTACACGACCAGTTCCGACAACCGGATCGCCAAGCTGAAGCTGGGCCAGACGCCGACGCCGATCGTCACCGGCATCCCGCGTGGTTCGCAGTATCACCACGGCGGGCGGATCAGGTTCGGCCCGGACGGCTACCTCTACGCGGGTACCGGCGACGGCCAGAACGGCGCCAACGCGCAGAACAAGAACTCCCTCGGCGGCAAGGTCCTGCGTGTCACCACGGACGGGGCGGCCGCGCCGGGCAACCCGTTCAACAGCCGCGTCTACTCCTACGGCCACCGCAACGTCCAGGGTCTGACCTGGGCGAACGGGCAGCTGTACGTCTCCGACATCGGCGCGAACAAGCTCGACGAACTGAACAAGATCGAACCGGGCAAGAACTACGGCTGGCCGACGTGCGAAGGCCCGTGCAACACGGCGGGGATGACCAACCCGGTCAAGTCCTGGCCGACGTCCTCGGCGACGCCGAGCGGGCTCGCGGCCTACAAGGGTTCGCTGTACATGGCGTCGCTCAAGGGCGGCACGTACAAGCTCGACCTGAACGGCAACGGCGGCAAGCTCTGGACCAACCTCGGCCGCACGCGTGACGCGGTCGCCGGACCGGACGGGCAGCTGTACACGATCACGCCGGGCGGTCTGTACGTCTCCGACGGCAGCTGA
- a CDS encoding PLP-dependent cysteine synthase family protein, with translation MPSILSNNAVVSSSRSSTAQLISSAPRCHNPATTAGNTPVLWIDQPFAPPGRGFWAKLEGFNPGGVKDRPALHMIAAAKERGELRPGARIVESTSGSFGLGLALAGTVHRHPVTLVTDPELEPNIHRMLTAYGARVETVSEPDPSGGWQQARRERVQEILDATPDAYCPDQYHNPDNITAYAPLALELVSQLGRVDILVCSVGTGGHSAGISQVLREFFPHLTLIGVDTIGSTIFGQPAQSRLMRGLGSSIYPRNVDYAAFDEVHWVAPAEAVWACRALATTHHASGGWSTGAVALVAGWAARTCDLDTRIAAVFPDGPHRYFDTVYNDDYCAHHDLLTVSPPSTPDTIARSADRIVSRWTRCGNVVDPIQATEIMRPRMRILP, from the coding sequence ATGCCCTCCATCCTGTCGAACAACGCAGTCGTGAGCTCGTCTCGGTCCTCTACAGCACAACTGATCAGCAGCGCGCCGCGCTGCCACAATCCCGCCACCACCGCGGGCAACACCCCGGTGCTCTGGATAGATCAGCCCTTCGCCCCGCCCGGGCGCGGATTCTGGGCCAAACTCGAAGGATTCAACCCCGGTGGCGTGAAAGACCGCCCCGCTCTGCACATGATCGCCGCAGCCAAGGAGCGCGGTGAGCTGCGCCCCGGCGCCAGGATCGTCGAGTCCACCAGCGGCTCCTTCGGCCTCGGGCTCGCCCTCGCGGGCACCGTGCACCGGCACCCGGTGACGCTGGTGACCGATCCCGAGCTGGAGCCGAACATCCACCGCATGCTGACCGCCTACGGCGCCCGCGTGGAGACCGTGTCCGAACCCGACCCCAGCGGCGGCTGGCAACAAGCCCGCCGCGAACGCGTTCAGGAAATCCTCGACGCGACCCCTGACGCCTATTGCCCGGACCAATACCACAATCCCGACAACATCACGGCCTACGCTCCCTTGGCGCTGGAACTGGTTTCCCAACTCGGCCGCGTCGACATCCTCGTGTGTTCAGTAGGCACCGGGGGCCACTCGGCCGGCATCTCTCAGGTACTGCGGGAGTTCTTCCCCCACCTGACCCTGATCGGCGTCGATACCATCGGGTCCACGATCTTCGGCCAGCCTGCCCAAAGTCGCTTGATGCGCGGACTCGGGTCCAGCATCTACCCCCGCAACGTCGACTACGCCGCCTTCGACGAGGTCCACTGGGTCGCTCCCGCCGAAGCGGTATGGGCCTGCCGGGCACTCGCGACCACACACCACGCCAGCGGCGGATGGAGCACGGGAGCAGTCGCGCTTGTCGCCGGCTGGGCGGCCCGAACCTGCGACCTCGACACCAGGATCGCCGCGGTGTTCCCGGATGGACCGCACCGGTACTTCGACACCGTCTACAACGACGATTACTGCGCCCACCACGATCTGCTCACCGTGTCACCACCGTCCACACCGGACACCATCGCCCGCTCCGCCGACCGGATCGTCTCGCGCTGGACCCGCTGCGGCAACGTCGTCGACCCGATCCAGGCAACGGAAATCATGCGACCGCGGATGAGGATTCTCCCGTGA
- a CDS encoding S1 family peptidase produces MFGRFRAFASLAMAVGLAMVLGGTACAIEGGAEVPPGTYPWLVRVGNPAEGYCSGSLVSPRHVVSAAHCFAKKPDKPEGMFAYFRTETRAYTVKVVRAERHPWGAGDARTADVAVVTLEHPVRTTPIKLIAPGDFYPTWPGMKLTVAGYGSTGHQRPEHAHELPFTATYRCAKPGPQWFCADAPRPGTGVRPEDSGGPAFRKARGGGGRHVLVGTVSNHRDHHTWFTNLAQPPLNEWIRFKIFGGWSASRDRGAASVAGEPQP; encoded by the coding sequence ATGTTCGGCCGGTTTCGCGCGTTCGCCAGTCTGGCAATGGCCGTCGGACTGGCGATGGTGCTCGGGGGCACCGCCTGCGCGATCGAGGGTGGCGCCGAGGTGCCCCCTGGCACCTATCCATGGCTGGTGAGGGTCGGGAACCCGGCGGAGGGCTACTGCTCGGGTTCGCTGGTGTCGCCCCGGCACGTCGTGTCGGCAGCGCATTGCTTCGCCAAGAAGCCCGACAAGCCCGAGGGCATGTTCGCCTACTTTCGCACCGAGACCCGGGCCTACACGGTCAAGGTGGTCCGCGCGGAACGCCACCCGTGGGGTGCGGGTGATGCCCGTACCGCCGACGTCGCGGTGGTGACGCTCGAGCATCCGGTGCGGACCACGCCGATCAAGCTCATCGCCCCCGGCGACTTCTATCCGACCTGGCCCGGCATGAAGCTCACGGTCGCCGGCTACGGCAGTACCGGTCATCAGCGGCCGGAGCATGCCCACGAGTTGCCTTTCACCGCGACCTACCGGTGCGCCAAGCCTGGCCCGCAATGGTTCTGCGCCGACGCACCCCGCCCGGGGACCGGTGTGCGCCCGGAGGACAGCGGTGGCCCCGCCTTCAGGAAGGCCAGAGGCGGCGGGGGCCGCCACGTGCTGGTGGGCACGGTCAGTAACCATCGCGATCACCACACCTGGTTCACCAACTTGGCGCAGCCGCCGCTGAACGAATGGATCCGGTTCAAGATCTTCGGAGGCTGGTCCGCGTCTCGTGACCGTGGCGCGGCGAGTGTGGCCGGGGAGCCGCAGCCCTGA
- a CDS encoding wax ester/triacylglycerol synthase family O-acyltransferase, which yields MPFMPVTDSMFLLVETREHPMHVGGLQLFKKPEGAGPDYLRDVRKSLLESDNMRSVFRRRPARPVNTAGHIAWATDTDLELDYHFRHSALPRPGRIRELLELTGRWHSTLLDRHRPLWEIHLVEGLQDGRFAIYSKIHHALMDGVSALRHLQGTLSDDPFDLDCPPPWGRRAKPDGGRNGKASPSVFSTFGKTVNQLAGIAPAAMKVAREAFQEHTLTLPSQAPKTMLNVPIGGARRFAAQSWSLDRVRKVATAAGVSRNDVVLAMCSGALRDYLMEQNALPDAPLTAMVPVSLRRKDSGDAAGNNIGALLCNLATHLTDPAARLATINASMRNGKKLFSELTPLQTLLLSGINVAQLGVSPIPGFVNNTKPPFNLVISNVPGPRKQMYWNGAALDGIYPASVLLDGQALNITLTSNGDNLDFGVTGCRRSVPHLQRILTHLDTALAELEHAVSVGHDWPRL from the coding sequence ATGCCGTTCATGCCCGTGACCGACTCGATGTTCCTTCTCGTGGAAACGCGCGAACATCCGATGCACGTCGGCGGACTGCAACTGTTCAAGAAACCCGAGGGCGCCGGCCCCGACTATCTGCGTGACGTCCGCAAGAGTCTGCTCGAGTCCGACAACATGCGCTCGGTGTTCCGGCGCCGTCCCGCCCGGCCGGTCAACACCGCCGGGCATATCGCCTGGGCGACCGACACCGATCTCGAACTCGACTACCACTTCCGCCATTCGGCGCTGCCCCGGCCCGGCCGGATCCGCGAACTGCTGGAACTCACCGGACGGTGGCACAGCACCCTGCTCGACCGGCACCGCCCCCTGTGGGAGATCCACCTGGTCGAGGGTCTCCAGGACGGCCGGTTCGCGATCTACAGCAAGATCCACCACGCGCTGATGGACGGCGTCTCGGCACTGCGGCACCTCCAGGGCACGCTGTCGGACGACCCGTTCGACCTCGACTGCCCGCCGCCGTGGGGGCGCCGCGCCAAACCGGACGGCGGCCGCAACGGCAAGGCGTCGCCCTCGGTGTTCAGCACCTTCGGCAAGACGGTCAACCAGCTCGCCGGCATCGCGCCCGCCGCGATGAAGGTGGCGCGGGAGGCGTTCCAGGAGCACACGCTCACGCTGCCGTCGCAGGCGCCGAAGACGATGCTGAACGTGCCGATCGGCGGGGCCCGCCGCTTCGCCGCGCAGTCGTGGTCGCTGGACCGGGTGCGCAAGGTGGCGACCGCCGCCGGAGTGTCACGCAACGACGTCGTCCTCGCGATGTGCTCGGGCGCGCTGCGGGACTACCTGATGGAGCAGAACGCGCTCCCCGACGCGCCACTGACCGCGATGGTCCCGGTTTCCTTGCGGCGCAAGGACAGCGGTGACGCGGCGGGGAACAACATCGGCGCGCTGCTGTGCAACCTCGCCACCCATCTGACCGATCCGGCCGCCCGGCTGGCGACGATCAACGCGTCCATGCGGAACGGGAAGAAGCTCTTCTCGGAGCTGACCCCGCTGCAGACGCTGCTGCTGTCGGGGATCAACGTGGCCCAGCTCGGCGTGTCGCCGATCCCCGGCTTCGTGAACAACACGAAACCGCCGTTCAACCTGGTGATCTCCAACGTGCCGGGGCCGCGCAAGCAGATGTACTGGAACGGCGCGGCGCTCGACGGCATCTACCCGGCGTCGGTGCTGCTGGACGGGCAGGCGCTGAACATCACGCTGACCAGCAACGGGGACAACCTGGACTTCGGTGTCACCGGCTGCCGCCGGAGCGTGCCACATCTGCAGCGCATCCTGACCCACCTGGACACCGCGCTCGCCGAACTCGAACACGCCGTCTCCGTCGGGCACGACTGGCCCCGTCTTTAG